A genomic segment from Dethiosulfovibrio russensis encodes:
- a CDS encoding ferritin, whose product MAFTEKMQKAMNDQINAEMFSAYLYQSMAAWLESTDMPGMAHWMEVQAKEEMEHAFKFYRYVMERGGNVTLQAIEAPQSEWDSPVSVFSDALDHEKYISKRIDDLMDMAISEKDHASRIMLNWFVEEQVEEEDNASTNLAKIRHLEGSKRGMYMLDKEFGSRG is encoded by the coding sequence GTGGCATTCACAGAGAAGATGCAAAAAGCTATGAACGATCAGATAAACGCGGAGATGTTTTCCGCATATCTCTATCAGTCTATGGCCGCTTGGCTGGAGTCGACAGATATGCCCGGTATGGCTCATTGGATGGAGGTTCAGGCTAAGGAAGAGATGGAACACGCCTTCAAGTTCTACCGCTATGTAATGGAGAGAGGCGGAAATGTTACGTTACAGGCCATAGAGGCCCCTCAGTCCGAGTGGGATTCTCCCGTCAGCGTTTTCAGCGATGCCTTGGACCATGAAAAGTACATATCCAAGCGCATAGACGATCTCATGGATATGGCCATATCGGAGAAGGATCACGCCAGCAGGATAATGCTCAACTGGTTCGTAGAGGAGCAGGTGGAGGAAGAGGATAACGCCTCTACGAACCTGGCCAAGATCCGTCATCTCGAGGGTTCCAAGAGAGGCATGTACATGTTGGACAAGGAGTTCGGTTCTAGAGGTTAG
- a CDS encoding flavin reductase family protein, with amino-acid sequence MNVVDPRALFSLSYGVYLVSSVNEDGRFNGQIANSAIQVSAEPPTIAVSIHRENLTGEYIERSGVFSLSVLDQTVPMIFIGPFGFKCGRSVDKFVDCRYKIGSTGAPLVLDYAVATMEARVISVTEVYTHKIFVGEIVGATVVGDGDPLTYAQYHTVKKGKSPAHAPTHAFNEVPR; translated from the coding sequence ATGAACGTAGTAGATCCTAGAGCTCTGTTCTCTCTTTCCTACGGCGTATACTTAGTTAGCAGTGTCAACGAGGACGGTCGTTTCAACGGTCAGATTGCTAACTCGGCCATACAGGTTTCAGCGGAGCCTCCGACCATCGCTGTGTCCATACATAGAGAAAATCTGACCGGAGAATATATTGAACGCAGTGGCGTTTTTTCACTTTCCGTGCTCGATCAGACCGTTCCCATGATCTTCATAGGTCCTTTCGGTTTCAAGTGTGGCAGATCTGTGGATAAATTCGTAGATTGTCGCTATAAGATCGGTTCGACCGGCGCTCCTCTGGTGCTGGATTATGCAGTGGCCACCATGGAGGCGAGGGTTATCTCCGTTACGGAGGTCTACACCCACAAGATTTTTGTTGGAGAGATCGTTGGAGCCACCGTGGTAGGCGACGGAGACCCCCTTACCTACGCTCAGTATCATACGGTCAAGAAAGGAAAGTCGCCGGCTCATGCCCCGACCCATGCGTTCAACGAAGTCCCTCGCTGA
- a CDS encoding TIGR02757 family protein → MRSTKSLADVNVERLAPFLEDIYDKYNRKDLIHPDPLEFLYDYSRVEDREIVGLIASSLAYGRVAQILKSVSSVLAAMGSSPFDFVVSGDRSLWMRCFSDFRHRFSGSDDMVGLLCGVRRAIDLYGSLDRTMERALIETDSVFQGYGRFAEWLVGKEKKNSLLPLPGRGSACKRLMLYFRWMVRRDEVDPGGWSSLSPSDLVVPLDTHMHKIARVLGFTSRKNGDFRTAVEVTEAFGLIDPGDPVKYDFALTRFGIRDDMELKALFEEVRPKVGGIVG, encoded by the coding sequence ATGCGTTCAACGAAGTCCCTCGCTGATGTAAATGTCGAGAGACTGGCTCCCTTTCTGGAGGATATATACGATAAGTACAACCGAAAGGACCTGATCCATCCCGATCCTCTGGAGTTTCTCTATGATTATTCCAGGGTAGAGGATCGCGAGATAGTCGGCTTGATAGCCTCGTCCCTGGCTTACGGGCGGGTCGCCCAGATACTGAAGAGCGTTTCTAGCGTCCTTGCTGCCATGGGTAGCTCTCCCTTCGATTTCGTGGTCTCCGGCGATCGCTCCTTATGGATGAGGTGTTTTTCCGATTTTCGTCATCGTTTTTCTGGAAGCGACGATATGGTAGGCCTTCTCTGTGGAGTAAGGAGAGCGATCGACCTTTACGGTTCTCTGGATCGAACGATGGAGCGGGCGTTGATAGAGACGGATTCGGTCTTTCAGGGTTACGGTAGATTTGCGGAATGGCTCGTGGGGAAGGAGAAAAAGAACTCTCTGCTTCCCTTACCGGGGAGAGGGAGCGCCTGTAAGAGGCTGATGCTGTATTTTCGTTGGATGGTCCGTAGAGATGAGGTGGACCCCGGAGGCTGGTCCTCTCTTTCTCCATCGGACCTGGTAGTTCCCCTCGATACCCATATGCATAAGATAGCTCGCGTTTTAGGTTTTACATCTAGAAAGAACGGTGATTTCAGGACTGCCGTCGAGGTCACCGAGGCCTTCGGACTCATTGACCCGGGAGATCCTGTGAAGTACGATTTTGCTTTGACCAGGTTCGGTATAAGGGACGATATGGAGTTGAAGGCTCTTTTTGAGGAGGTAAGACCAAAGGTAGGTGGTATCGTTGGATAA
- a CDS encoding 3'-5' exonuclease, whose amino-acid sequence MDKSLWDSGFVAIDVETTGLSSRWDRIVEIGAIRFTPGSETESFQTFVSPGRPIPFEAVAIHGITDEMVEGAPSLSEASVALASFLKEEEPMVFHNPSFDLSFLDANMIDIKGSWNTTPVFDTCGLARKAFPGIRGYSLVALARHFGLSGGGHHRALEDCRYSASLFNRILEAIDGLRCMSLKNLISDYSFKR is encoded by the coding sequence TTGGATAAAAGTCTTTGGGATTCCGGTTTCGTCGCGATAGACGTGGAGACCACAGGGCTTTCCAGTAGATGGGACAGAATAGTGGAGATAGGTGCGATCAGGTTTACCCCTGGCTCGGAGACAGAGTCCTTTCAGACCTTCGTGTCTCCAGGTAGACCTATACCTTTCGAGGCGGTGGCGATACACGGGATAACAGACGAGATGGTCGAGGGGGCTCCGAGTCTTTCGGAGGCTTCAGTAGCTTTGGCGAGCTTCCTGAAGGAAGAAGAGCCGATGGTGTTCCATAATCCGTCCTTTGACCTGAGTTTTTTGGACGCCAATATGATAGATATAAAGGGATCGTGGAATACCACACCGGTTTTTGACACCTGTGGGTTGGCCCGGAAGGCTTTCCCCGGCATAAGAGGATACAGTTTAGTTGCCCTGGCCCGTCACTTTGGACTTTCCGGAGGAGGGCATCATAGAGCTTTAGAGGATTGCAGGTATAGCGCGTCACTTTTTAATCGTATATTGGAAGCTATAGACGGCCTCCGTTGTATGAGTCTGAAAAATCTGATATCGGACTACAGCTTTAAGCGTTAA